One Mycobacterium kubicae genomic window carries:
- a CDS encoding PAC2 family protein yields the protein MTTLPNLHNTVVVAAFEGWNDAGDAATDAVSHLAATWQASPIVEIDDEAYYDYQVNRPVIRQVDGVTRELEWPAMRISHCRPPGSDRDVVLMNGVEPNMRWRTFCDELLAVIDKLNVDTVVILGALLADTPHTRPVPVSGAAYSSESARIFGLEETRYEGPTGIAGVFQYACVAAGIPAVTFWAAVPHYVSQPPNPKATVALLRRVEDVLDVEVPLADLPVQAEAWEQEITEMASDDEELAAYVQSLEQHGDAAVDINDALGKIDGDALAAEFERYLRRRRPGF from the coding sequence GTGACAACGCTGCCCAACCTGCACAACACCGTCGTCGTGGCGGCGTTCGAGGGCTGGAACGACGCCGGCGACGCGGCCACCGATGCTGTCTCGCACTTGGCCGCGACCTGGCAGGCGTCGCCGATCGTGGAGATCGACGACGAGGCCTACTACGACTATCAGGTGAACCGCCCGGTCATCCGCCAAGTCGACGGGGTGACCCGGGAGTTGGAATGGCCGGCGATGCGGATCTCGCATTGCCGGCCGCCGGGCAGCGACCGCGACGTCGTGCTGATGAACGGGGTGGAGCCCAACATGCGTTGGCGCACCTTCTGCGACGAGTTACTGGCCGTGATCGACAAGCTCAACGTGGACACGGTGGTCATCCTGGGCGCGCTGTTGGCCGACACCCCGCACACCCGGCCGGTGCCGGTGTCGGGGGCGGCGTACTCCTCCGAATCGGCGCGGATCTTCGGTCTGGAGGAAACCCGCTACGAGGGGCCGACGGGCATTGCCGGGGTGTTTCAGTACGCGTGCGTGGCAGCGGGTATCCCGGCGGTGACGTTCTGGGCGGCGGTGCCGCACTACGTGTCGCAGCCACCCAACCCCAAGGCCACGGTCGCGCTGCTGCGACGCGTGGAAGACGTGCTGGACGTCGAGGTACCGCTGGCCGACCTGCCGGTGCAGGCCGAGGCGTGGGAGCAGGAGATCACCGAGATGGCCTCCGACGACGAGGAGCTGGCCGCCTACGTGCAGTCCCTGGAACAGCACGGCGACGCGGCCGTCGACATCAACGACGCGCTGGGCAAGATCGACGGCGACGCGCTGGCCGCAGAATTCGAGCGGTATTTACGCCGGCGCCGACCGGGCTTCTGA
- a CDS encoding FAD-dependent monooxygenase: protein MKVAICGAGIAGLTLAERLSRLGADVVVLERAPGPREQGYLIDFFGAGYDAAEVIGVLPAIQDAAYRIDEASLIDGNGRRRAALPYRHITAALDGRLCSIMRPDLEKALRDNLPDDVDLRFGAAVSAVSNRDDGVTVTLHDGEEIHADLLVGADGIHSTVRALVFGAESQYLRYLGFHTAAFVFDAPDVQQAAGDRVVLTDTIDRQLGCYGLRDGRVAAFALHRTPDLELPADTRAALRDSYADLGWLVPQVLQHSPPSEEIYYDQVAQIEMPAWRKDRVVLIGDACSAVSVLAGQGASLAVAAAYVLAEQLRLTSSLDRALDFYERLWRPVIEEKQEAGRDAANRFLPTSSSQRRMRRAALRMSWLPMVNRRIVAALVGEPTAVVAMLRRGTEEET, encoded by the coding sequence GTGAAGGTGGCCATCTGCGGTGCCGGGATCGCCGGGCTCACCCTGGCTGAGCGGCTGTCGCGGCTGGGCGCCGACGTCGTCGTGCTGGAGCGCGCACCGGGTCCCCGCGAGCAGGGCTACCTGATCGACTTCTTCGGCGCCGGCTACGACGCCGCCGAAGTCATCGGTGTCCTGCCCGCCATCCAGGACGCCGCCTACCGGATCGACGAGGCCAGCCTGATCGACGGGAACGGCCGCCGCCGCGCCGCCCTGCCGTACCGGCATATCACGGCGGCGCTGGACGGACGGCTGTGCAGCATCATGCGGCCCGACCTGGAAAAGGCGTTGCGCGACAACCTGCCCGACGACGTCGACCTGCGCTTCGGGGCCGCGGTGTCGGCGGTGTCCAACCGGGACGACGGCGTGACGGTGACGCTGCACGACGGCGAGGAGATCCACGCCGATCTGCTGGTCGGCGCGGACGGTATCCATTCGACCGTGCGCGCCCTGGTCTTCGGTGCGGAGTCCCAGTACCTGCGCTACCTCGGATTCCACACCGCCGCCTTCGTCTTCGACGCTCCTGACGTGCAGCAAGCGGCCGGCGACCGGGTCGTGCTGACCGACACCATCGACCGCCAACTGGGCTGCTACGGGCTGCGCGATGGCCGCGTCGCCGCATTCGCGCTGCACCGCACCCCCGACCTCGAACTGCCCGCCGACACCCGGGCGGCTCTCCGCGACAGTTACGCCGACCTGGGCTGGCTGGTGCCACAGGTACTGCAACACAGCCCACCGTCGGAGGAGATCTACTACGACCAGGTGGCGCAGATCGAGATGCCGGCCTGGCGCAAGGACCGGGTGGTGCTGATCGGCGACGCCTGCTCGGCGGTGTCGGTGCTGGCCGGTCAAGGCGCATCGCTGGCCGTCGCCGCCGCCTACGTCCTGGCCGAGCAGCTGCGCCTGACGTCCTCGCTGGACCGCGCGCTGGACTTCTACGAGCGGCTGTGGCGTCCGGTGATCGAAGAAAAGCAGGAAGCGGGTCGCGACGCCGCCAACAGATTCCTGCCGACATCGTCGTCGCAGCGGCGCATGCGCCGCGCCGCGCTGCGGATGAGCTGGCTTCCGATGGTCAACCGGCGCATCGTCGCGGCGTTGGTCGGGGAACCCACCGCGGTGGTCGCGATGCTGCGCCGCGGCACCGAGGAGGAGACCTAG
- a CDS encoding SDR family oxidoreductase: MTSMQGKVVFITGGGRGIGAEVARRLHDKGAKLVLTDVSKAELTNIADELGDDDSVLTAVADVRDLSAMQAVAEQAVEKFGGIDVVVANAGIASYGSVLTVDPVAFKRVLDVNLLGVFHTVRAALPALIDRRGYVLIVSSLAAFAAAPGMAAYDTTKAGNEHLAHALRLEVAHLGVSVGSAHMSWIDTALVRDTKGDLPAFGELLAKLPWPLNKTTSVDKCAAAFVKGIEGRKDRVYCPGWVGLFRWLKPVLSTRVGELPVLRTAADVMPKLDAQVAALGRYTSSYNHGLENS, translated from the coding sequence ATGACATCGATGCAGGGCAAAGTCGTGTTCATCACCGGTGGTGGCCGCGGCATCGGGGCTGAAGTCGCCCGTCGGCTGCACGACAAGGGCGCCAAACTCGTGCTGACCGATGTCAGCAAAGCCGAGTTGACCAACATCGCCGACGAACTCGGAGACGACGACAGTGTGCTGACCGCGGTCGCCGACGTGCGCGATCTGTCGGCCATGCAGGCCGTCGCCGAGCAGGCCGTCGAGAAGTTCGGCGGCATCGACGTAGTCGTCGCCAATGCCGGCATCGCCAGCTACGGCTCCGTGCTCACCGTCGATCCCGTCGCCTTCAAACGGGTGCTGGACGTCAACCTGCTCGGCGTCTTCCACACCGTGCGCGCGGCCTTGCCGGCACTGATCGACCGCCGCGGGTACGTGCTGATCGTCTCCTCGCTGGCCGCGTTCGCGGCGGCTCCGGGGATGGCGGCATACGACACCACCAAGGCGGGTAACGAGCATCTTGCCCACGCGTTGCGGCTGGAGGTCGCTCACCTGGGCGTCAGTGTCGGCTCGGCGCACATGTCCTGGATCGACACCGCCCTGGTTCGCGACACGAAGGGCGACTTGCCTGCCTTCGGCGAACTCCTGGCGAAGCTGCCCTGGCCGTTGAACAAAACCACCTCGGTCGACAAATGTGCGGCCGCCTTCGTCAAGGGCATCGAGGGCCGCAAGGACCGCGTGTACTGCCCGGGGTGGGTGGGCCTGTTTCGTTGGCTCAAGCCGGTGTTGTCCACTCGCGTCGGTGAGCTGCCCGTCCTGAGGACCGCTGCCGACGTCATGCCGAAGTTGGACGCCCAAGTCGCCGCGCTGGGGCGGTACACCAGCTCCTATAACCACGGTCTGGAGAATTCCTAG
- the mshC gene encoding cysteine--1-D-myo-inosityl 2-amino-2-deoxy-alpha-D-glucopyranoside ligase gives MDSWPSAPLPALPGRGPELRLYDTADRQVRPVTPGAKASMYVCGITPYDATHLGHAATYLAFDLIHRLWLDLGHDVHYVQNVTDVDDPLFERANRDGVDWRELADKEVALYRQDMTALRVLPPQEYVAATEAIAEMVELTEKMLASGAAYVVDPDVGEYPDIYYRADATLQFGYESGYDRATMLDLFEQRGGDPRRPGKTDELDALLWRAARPGEPSWPSPFGPGRPGWHVECAAIALSRIGSGLDIQGGGSDLIFPHHEFTAAHAECVSGERRFARHYVHAGMIGWDGHKMSKSRGNLVLVSALRAQGIDPAVVRLGLLAGHYRADRYWSQGVLDEATARLQRWRAATALPAGPDAADVIARLRRYLADDLDTPKAIAALDGWSTDALEYGGHDAQAPRSVANAVDALLGVNL, from the coding sequence ATGGATTCGTGGCCGTCCGCACCTCTTCCGGCGCTGCCCGGACGCGGCCCCGAGCTACGGCTCTACGACACCGCCGACCGCCAGGTTCGCCCGGTAACACCCGGCGCCAAGGCCAGCATGTACGTGTGCGGCATCACGCCTTATGACGCGACCCACCTGGGCCACGCCGCCACCTACCTTGCTTTCGATCTCATCCACCGCCTCTGGCTGGACCTCGGACACGACGTCCACTACGTGCAGAACGTCACCGACGTCGACGATCCGCTGTTCGAGCGCGCCAACCGCGACGGGGTGGACTGGCGCGAGCTCGCCGACAAAGAGGTGGCGCTCTACCGCCAGGACATGACGGCGCTGCGGGTGCTGCCGCCGCAGGAGTATGTCGCGGCCACCGAGGCGATCGCCGAGATGGTCGAACTCACCGAAAAAATGCTGGCCTCCGGCGCCGCCTACGTCGTCGACCCGGACGTCGGGGAGTATCCGGACATCTATTACCGGGCTGACGCCACACTGCAATTCGGCTACGAGTCGGGCTATGACCGAGCCACCATGCTGGACCTGTTCGAACAACGCGGCGGCGATCCCCGCCGGCCGGGCAAAACCGACGAACTCGACGCCCTGCTCTGGCGGGCCGCGCGGCCCGGGGAACCCAGCTGGCCCTCCCCGTTCGGCCCCGGCCGACCCGGCTGGCACGTCGAATGCGCGGCCATCGCGCTCAGCCGGATCGGCAGCGGCCTGGACATCCAGGGCGGCGGCAGCGACCTCATCTTCCCGCACCACGAGTTCACCGCCGCACACGCCGAATGTGTCAGCGGCGAAAGGCGATTCGCGCGCCACTACGTCCATGCCGGGATGATCGGCTGGGACGGGCACAAGATGTCCAAGAGCCGCGGCAACCTGGTGCTGGTGTCGGCGCTGCGCGCGCAGGGCATCGACCCGGCGGTGGTGCGACTCGGTCTGCTGGCCGGGCACTACCGCGCAGACCGCTATTGGAGCCAGGGCGTGCTCGACGAAGCGACGGCCCGGCTGCAGCGCTGGCGTGCCGCCACCGCGCTGCCGGCCGGACCGGACGCCGCCGACGTCATCGCCCGCCTGCGCCGGTATCTGGCCGACGACCTGGACACCCCGAAAGCCATTGCCGCACTTGACGGTTGGAGCACTGACGCGCTCGAATACGGCGGCCACGACGCGCAGGCCCCGCGATCGGTGGCGAACGCGGTCGATGCGTTACTCGGCGTCAACCTGTAG